One window of Mauremys reevesii isolate NIE-2019 linkage group 4, ASM1616193v1, whole genome shotgun sequence genomic DNA carries:
- the CCND3 gene encoding G1/S-specific cyclin-D3 isoform X2, with amino-acid sequence MELLCAEGGPRVPRAERDPQLLGDRRVLQNLLCQEERYSPRVSYFHCVQKEIKPFMRKMLAFWMLEVCEEQKCEEEVFPLAMNYVDRYLSSVPTRKNHLQLLGAVCMLLASKLRETMPLTVEKLCIYTDNSITPQQLLDCEVLVLEKLKWDLVSVIANDFLAHILHRLPLPTDKVELVKKHAQTFIALCATDYTFAMYPPSMIATGSIGAAIHGLSVSANSFSGEALTELLASITGTEVLQI; translated from the exons ATGGAGCTGCTGTGCGCGGAAGGGGGCCCCCGTGTGCCCAGGGCGGAGCGGgacccccagctgctgggggaccGGCGGGTGCTGCAGAACCTGCTGTGCCAGGAGGAGCGCTATAGCCCCCGGGTCTCCTACTTCCATTGCGTGCAGAAGGAGATCAAGCCTTTCATGCGGAAGATGCTGGCTTTTTGGATGCTGGAG GTGTGTGAGGAGCAGAAGTGCGAAGAGGAGGTCTTCCCCTTGGCCATGAACTACGTGGATCGCTACCTGTCTTCAGTCCCTACTCGAAAAAATCACTTGCAGCTTCTGGGGGCTGTCTGCATGCTCCTGGCTTCCAAGCTGCGAGAGACCATGCCCCTGACTGTGGAGAAACTCTGCATTTACACAGACAATTCCATCACACCACAACAACTCTTG GACTGTGAGGTCCTCGTCCTTGAGAAGCTAAAGTGGGACCTGGTGTCGGTGATAGCGAATGACTTCTTGGCTCACATCCTCCATCGGCTCCCGCTGCCCACGGACAAGGTAGAGCTGGTGAAGAAGCACGCACAGACCTTCATCGCCTTGTGTGCCACAG ATTACACCTTTGCTATGTACCCTCCGTCCATGATTGCAACGGGCAGCATTGGCGCAGCGATTCACGGCCTGTCTGTCTCGGCTAACTCTTTCTCTGGCGAGGCCCTCACGGAGCTGCTGGCCAGCATTACTGGCACAGAGGTG CTCCAGATATAG